From the Garra rufa chromosome 17, GarRuf1.0, whole genome shotgun sequence genome, one window contains:
- the yars1 gene encoding tyrosine--tRNA ligase, cytoplasmic, whose product MGEQLSPDEKFKLITRNLQEVLGEERLKEILKEREVKIYWGTATTGKPHVAYFVPMSKIADFLKAGCEVTILFADLHAFLDNMKAPWELLELRVQYYEQVIKAMLESIGVPLDKLKFVKGTDFQLSREYTLDVYRLSSMVTEHDAKKAGAEVVKQVDHPLLSGLLYPGLQALDEEYLKVDAQFGGVDQRKIFTLAEKYLPSLGYTKRIHMMNPMVPGLTGGKMSSSEEESKIDLLDKNQEVKKKLKKAFCEPGNVENNGVLSFVKHVLFPLHSEFVIKRDPKFGGDKIYTDYEEVEKDFAAEQIHPGDLKASVELALNKLLDPIRKKFETPELKKLTASAYPEPSKNKGGKGNPKQTADEEEVIPSRLDIRVGKVISVEKHPDADSLYLEKINVGEEQPRTVVSGLVAYISQEQLQDRLVVLLCNLKPQKMRGIESQAMLLCASIEGEPRKVEPLDPPEGSAPGDRVFVEGYESGKPDDELKPKKKVFEKLQVDLKISDECVARWKDQNLMTKLGQITCKTLKGGNIS is encoded by the exons ATGGGAGAGCAGCTGAGTCCTGATGAGAAGTTCAAGCTGATCACCAGAAACCTTCAG GAGGTTCTTGGAGAGGAGAGGTTGAAGGAGATCCTGAAGGAAAGGGAAGTGAAGATCTACTGGGGAACAGCAACCACCGGCAAACCCCATGTCGCCTACTTTGTCCCCATGTCAAAGATCGCTGACTTCCTGAAGGCTGGCTGCGAG GTGACCATCCTCTTTGCTGATCTCCATGCCTTTCTGGACAACATGAAGGCTCCCTGGGAGCTGCTGGAGCTCAGGGTGCAGTATTATGAGCAGGTCATTAAGGCCATGTTGGAGAGCATTGGAGTTCCCCTTGACAAACTCAAATTTGTAAAAGGCACAGACTTTCAGCTCAGCAG AGAGTACACTCTGGATGTTTACCGACTCTCATCCATGGTTACTGAACATGATGCCAAGAAAGCAGGTGCTGAGGTGGTCAAACAGGTCGATCATCCTCTTCTGAGTGGCCTCCTGTATCCTGGACTACAG GCACTGGATGAGGAGTACTTAAAAGTAGATGCTCAGTTCGGGGGTGTGGACCAAAGGAAGATCTTCACATTAGCAGAGAAG TACCTGCCCTCTCTTGGGTACACCAAACGTATCCACATGATGAACCCAATGGTGCCTGGACTGACCGGTGGCAAGATGAGCTCCTCTGAGGAG GAATCCAAGATTGACCTGCTGGATAAGAACCAAGAGGTGAAGAAAAAGTTAAAGAAAGCCTTCTGTGAGCCTGGAAATGTAGAGAATAATGGAGTTCTGTCCTTTGTCAAACATGTGCTTTTTCCTTTGCACTCGG AGTTTGTGATTAAAAGAGATCCAAAGTTTGGAGGGGACAAAATCTACACAGACTATGAGGAAGTGGAGAAGGACTTTGCCGCAGAG CAAATCCATCCTGGTGACCTGAAGGCTTCAGTAGAGCTGGCTCTCAACAAACTGTTGGACCCCATTAGAAAGAAGTTTGAGACACCAGAGTTGAAGAAACTGACAGCATCAGCTTACCCAGAGCCCTCCAAAAACA AAGGAGGGAAGGGCAACCCTAAACAAACCGCAGATGAGGAGGAGGTCATCCCATCCAGATTGGACATCAGAGTGGGCAAAGTCATCAGTGTAGAAAAG CATCCAGATGCAGACTCACTGTATTTAGAGAAGATTAATGTGGGTGAGGAACAGCCACGGACTGTAGTGAGTGGACTGGTGGCCTACATCTCCCAGGAACAGCTTCAGGACCGTCTTGTTGTGTTGTTATGCAACCTAAAGCCCCAGAAGATGAGGGGGATTGAATCCCAAGCCATGCTGCTCTGTGCTTCAAT TGAGGGAGAGCCCAGGAAAGTGGAGCCTTTGGATCCACCAGAAGGCTCAGCACCAGGAGACCGAGTTTTTGTAGAAGGATATGAATCAGGCAAACCAGACGATGAATTGAAACCAAAGAAAAAGGTGTTTGAGAAGTTGCAG GTGGATCTGAAGATCTCAGACGAGTGCGTTGCACGTTGGAAAGATCAAAATCTGATGACCAAACTTGGACAGATCACCTGTAAAACACTAAAGGGTGGAAATATTAGCTAG